A portion of the Nitrosopumilus sp. genome contains these proteins:
- a CDS encoding ATPase V, which produces MASVEKLLIQLRKKKQEATKLRSQAEAELKKYRSAEKRSASGIMSIEKKIDSEKENASDVSTVLNQKVSQLESIERLVASAEERLAREKESVENIQQEIEFAENPEEKQNAEARLRSLNDHIEELVSEIKNRKKTTKKIANEIANFSNIKSKINSTIQKQSRSKPTLRETMVTSRKSAEKLVKELERRIKAEESAKNALNKASLKFREFLARKRKSKRKPAKKTAAKRKPAKKTAAKRKPAKKTAAKRKPAKKTAAKRKPAKKTAAKR; this is translated from the coding sequence TTGGCATCCGTAGAAAAGTTACTAATTCAATTACGTAAAAAGAAACAAGAAGCAACAAAGCTAAGATCACAAGCAGAAGCAGAACTAAAAAAATACCGATCTGCTGAAAAACGTTCAGCTTCTGGTATTATGTCAATTGAGAAAAAAATAGACTCTGAAAAAGAGAATGCATCTGATGTTTCTACAGTGCTTAACCAAAAAGTATCTCAATTGGAAAGTATTGAAAGACTGGTGGCGTCAGCAGAAGAACGTCTTGCTAGAGAAAAAGAATCTGTTGAAAATATTCAACAAGAGATTGAATTTGCTGAAAATCCTGAAGAAAAACAAAATGCTGAGGCTAGGTTACGTTCATTAAATGATCATATTGAAGAACTTGTCTCTGAAATTAAAAATAGAAAAAAAACTACTAAAAAAATTGCAAATGAAATTGCAAACTTTTCAAATATAAAATCAAAAATCAATTCAACCATTCAAAAACAATCTAGATCAAAACCTACTCTCCGTGAAACAATGGTAACTAGTCGCAAATCTGCAGAAAAACTTGTGAAAGAATTGGAAAGAAGAATCAAAGCAGAAGAATCTGCTAAAAATGCTTTAAATAAAGCATCTTTAAAATTCCGAGAATTTTTAGCAAGGAAACGTAAATCTAAAAGAAAACCAGCTAAAAAGACTGCAGCCAAAAGAAAACCAGCTAAAAAGACTGCAGCCAAAAGAAAACCAGCTAAAAAGACTGCAGCCAAAAGAAAACCAGCTAAAAAGACTGCAGCCAAAAGAAAACCAGCTAAAAAGACTGCAGCCAAAAGAA
- a CDS encoding phosphatase PAP2 family protein has translation MTILFLILTALVYFRITESFDQSVILYFSQIVGDPTIDLIMQYITESGEVLWMLGFGILMLIIPKTRRVGITMMILIVISTLLTGYIKCGVDRDRPDFDYEGAPFPVPISKDTFALFCEGGFDASYPSGHAARSVIFAIIIGYSLSELFPRGAYLLFIYPVMISISRIYVLQHYPMDVIGGTVIGIMLAGVMAKRTKLYKIFNKSKT, from the coding sequence ATGACAATTCTGTTTCTAATTCTAACTGCGCTTGTTTATTTTAGAATAACTGAAAGTTTCGATCAAAGTGTTATTTTGTATTTCTCTCAAATTGTTGGAGATCCAACAATTGACCTCATTATGCAATACATCACAGAAAGTGGTGAAGTTTTGTGGATGTTGGGATTTGGTATTTTGATGCTAATAATCCCAAAAACTAGAAGGGTTGGAATTACTATGATGATATTAATTGTGATCTCTACATTACTTACAGGATACATCAAATGTGGTGTTGATAGGGATAGACCTGATTTTGATTATGAGGGTGCCCCATTCCCAGTACCGATAAGTAAAGACACCTTTGCCTTGTTTTGTGAAGGTGGTTTTGACGCATCATATCCGTCTGGCCATGCAGCAAGATCTGTAATATTTGCAATTATTATCGGCTACTCTCTCTCCGAACTATTCCCGCGAGGTGCTTATCTCTTGTTCATTTATCCTGTAATGATTTCAATTAGTAGAATCTATGTCTTACAACACTATCCAATGGACGTCATTGGAGGAACTGTGATTGGTATAATGCTTGCAGGAGTTATGGCAAAAAGAACAAAACTTTACAAAATTTTTAACAAATCAAAAACCTAA